From Pagrus major chromosome 2, Pma_NU_1.0, one genomic window encodes:
- the clasrp gene encoding CLK4-associating serine/arginine rich protein isoform X2 — MWQEARKHERKLRGMMVDYKRRGERRREYYEKIKKDPAQFLQVHGRAYKIHLDPAVALAAESPINMMPWQGDANNMIDRFDVRAHLDYIPTYTPPLLSTSTPEQEMEERKCNYERYRGLVQNDFANISEEQCLYQIYLDELYGGLQKPNEDEKKKLAEKKATIGYTYEDSTVTEPDPQSDKDEDNSENSESEEDEGIPDIDVEVDVDELNQEQVLDVNKMATSYGMAEGDFVRMLRKDKEEVEAIKHAKALEAEKAMYSGRRSRRQRREFREKRLKGRQISPPSYARRDSPTYDPYKRPESESSSESRSRSRTPGPEKITFITSFGGSDDEAAAAQTPAPHTGHATSNSQHPAGHNRGSRRRRSSSSHSPSSSSHSSSRSSSRSSSRSRRARRGRGGRDGRRSRTRSRSRRRSRSHSRGRGGNGGSASWRRRDRTRSRSNDRERERERDRDRDRDRDRRRYSARRRTRSRSSSRQGGGSRRGCRSSGGHRRGDSDSHSPSQSPSRANHSPSPAHRGAQASSTTICDKLRKPETPGGKETGAAKPKMTPQERLKLRMQKALNKQSKADKRAAQVKIQQQEHKRQEREGELRAMARKIRMKERERREKERDEWERQYGRQSHSPSPSKHGREHSSHRRRSRSRSRSPHYRY, encoded by the exons ATGTGGCAGGAGGCCCGCAAGCATGAGCGCAAGCTCCGTGGCATGATGGTAGATTACAAACGCCGAGGCGAGCGACGGCGGGAGTACTACGAGAAGATA AAAAAAGATCCAGCTCAGTTTCTGCAGGTTCATGGCCGAGCCTACAAGATCCATCTGGATCCTGCTGTGGCTCTGGCTGCAGAGAGCCCCATCAACAT GATGCCGTGGCAGGGAGATGCCAACAACATGATTGACAGGTTTGATGTGAGGGCTCACCTGGACTACATCCCCACCTACACACCTCCACTGCTCAGCACATC CACCCCGgagcaggagatggaggagaggaagtgcaATTATGAACGCTACAGAGGCCTCGTGCAGAACGACTTTGCCAACA TCTCTGAGGAGCAATGTTTATACCAAATCTACCTGGATGAGCTCTACGGTGGCCTGCAGAAGCCAAAtgaggatgagaagaaaaa ACTGGCAGAAAAAAAGGCCACCATTGGTTACACCTATGAAGACAGCACTGTGACCGAGCCTGACCCCCAGTCAGACAAAGATGAAGACAATTCAGAGAACAGTGAATCCGAAGAGGACGAGGGCATCCCAGATATTG ATGTGGAGGTCGATGTTGATGAGCTGAACCAGGAACAGGTGTTggacgtaaacaaaatggcgACATCTTATGGAATGGCCGAAGGAGACTTTGTGAG GATGTTACGGAAAGAcaaggaggaagtggaggccaTCAAACATGCCAAAGCTCTGGAGGCGGAGAAGGCCATGTACTCT GGCCGGCGTTCCCGCAGACAAAGGAGAGAGTTCAGAGAAAAGAGGCTCAAAGGTAGACAGATCAGCCCACCAAG CTATGCCAGGAGAGACAGCCCAACGTACGACCCCTATAAACG GCCAGAGTCCGAGTCAAGCTCTGAGTCCCGGTCACGCTCTCGTACACCCGGTCCAGAGAAGATCACCTTCATCACCAGCTTTGGAGGCAGCGAtgatgaagctgcagcagcacaaacacctGCTCCTCACACTGGCCATGCCACCTCCAACTCGCAGCACCCTGCAGGTCATAACAGGGGCTCCCG GAGACGAAGGTCATCCTCCAGTCActccccatcctcctcctcccactcctcctctcgctcctcctctcgctcttcTTCCCGTTCACGCCGTGCCCGACGTGGacggggagggagggatgggcGGCGATCCCGGACCCGGTCGCGGTCGAGACGGCGTTCCAGATCTCACTCCCGGGGTAGAGGAGGGAACGGAGGGAGCGCATCTTGGAGGAGACGAGACCGGACACGATCGCGGTCTAACGACCGAGAAAGAGAAcgagagagggacagagacagagacagggataGGGATAGGAGACGATACTCTGCACGCAGACGAACGAG GTCCCGTTCCAGCTCACGACAGGGGGGCGGCTCGAGGCGAGGATGTCGGAGCAGCGGAGGCCATCGGCGGGGAGACAGCGACAGCCACAGTCCCTCTCAGTCCCCCAGTCGTGCCAACCACAGTCCCTCCCCTGCTCACAGAGGAGCCCAGGCCTCTTCCACCACCATCTGTGACAAGCTAAGAAA gcCTGAAACTCCGGGTGGTAAAGAGACGGGAGCTGCCAAA CCCAAGATGACCCCTCAGGAGCGTCTGAAGCTACGAATGCAGAAGGCGCTCAACAAGCAGT CCAAGGCGGATAAAAGAGCAGCTCAGGTGAAGATCCAGCAACAGGAACACAAACGACAG gaGCGGGAAGGAGAGCTACGAGCCATGGCACGCAAAATACGCATGAA GGAGCGTGAGCgacgagagaaagagagggacgAATGGGAGAGACAGTATGGCCGACAGAGCCACTCGCCTTCTCCTTCCAAACATG GCCGAGAGCACAGCTCACACAGAAG gaGGTCGCGGTCTCGGTCAAGGAGTCCTCACTACCGATACTGA
- the clasrp gene encoding CLK4-associating serine/arginine rich protein isoform X1: MWQEARKHERKLRGMMVDYKRRGERRREYYEKIKKDPAQFLQVHGRAYKIHLDPAVALAAESPINMMPWQGDANNMIDRFDVRAHLDYIPTYTPPLLSTSTPEQEMEERKCNYERYRGLVQNDFANISEEQCLYQIYLDELYGGLQKPNEDEKKKLAEKKATIGYTYEDSTVTEPDPQSDKDEDNSENSESEEDEGIPDIDVEVDVDELNQEQVLDVNKMATSYGMAEGDFVRMLRKDKEEVEAIKHAKALEAEKAMYSGRRSRRQRREFREKRLKGRQISPPSYARRDSPTYDPYKRPESESSSESRSRSRTPGPEKITFITSFGGSDDEAAAAQTPAPHTGHATSNSQHPAGHNRGSRRRRSSSSHSPSSSSHSSSRSSSRSSSRSRRARRGRGGRDGRRSRTRSRSRRRSRSHSRGRGGNGGSASWRRRDRTRSRSNDRERERERDRDRDRDRDRRRYSARRRTRSRSSSRQGGGSRRGCRSSGGHRRGDSDSHSPSQSPSRANHSPSPAHRGAQASSTTICDKLRKPETPGGKETGAAKPKMTPQERLKLRMQKALNKQSKADKRAAQVKIQQQEHKRQEREGELRAMARKIRMKERERREKERDEWERQYGRQSHSPSPSKHGREHSSHRRYARSRKNLHSSDEAE, encoded by the exons ATGTGGCAGGAGGCCCGCAAGCATGAGCGCAAGCTCCGTGGCATGATGGTAGATTACAAACGCCGAGGCGAGCGACGGCGGGAGTACTACGAGAAGATA AAAAAAGATCCAGCTCAGTTTCTGCAGGTTCATGGCCGAGCCTACAAGATCCATCTGGATCCTGCTGTGGCTCTGGCTGCAGAGAGCCCCATCAACAT GATGCCGTGGCAGGGAGATGCCAACAACATGATTGACAGGTTTGATGTGAGGGCTCACCTGGACTACATCCCCACCTACACACCTCCACTGCTCAGCACATC CACCCCGgagcaggagatggaggagaggaagtgcaATTATGAACGCTACAGAGGCCTCGTGCAGAACGACTTTGCCAACA TCTCTGAGGAGCAATGTTTATACCAAATCTACCTGGATGAGCTCTACGGTGGCCTGCAGAAGCCAAAtgaggatgagaagaaaaa ACTGGCAGAAAAAAAGGCCACCATTGGTTACACCTATGAAGACAGCACTGTGACCGAGCCTGACCCCCAGTCAGACAAAGATGAAGACAATTCAGAGAACAGTGAATCCGAAGAGGACGAGGGCATCCCAGATATTG ATGTGGAGGTCGATGTTGATGAGCTGAACCAGGAACAGGTGTTggacgtaaacaaaatggcgACATCTTATGGAATGGCCGAAGGAGACTTTGTGAG GATGTTACGGAAAGAcaaggaggaagtggaggccaTCAAACATGCCAAAGCTCTGGAGGCGGAGAAGGCCATGTACTCT GGCCGGCGTTCCCGCAGACAAAGGAGAGAGTTCAGAGAAAAGAGGCTCAAAGGTAGACAGATCAGCCCACCAAG CTATGCCAGGAGAGACAGCCCAACGTACGACCCCTATAAACG GCCAGAGTCCGAGTCAAGCTCTGAGTCCCGGTCACGCTCTCGTACACCCGGTCCAGAGAAGATCACCTTCATCACCAGCTTTGGAGGCAGCGAtgatgaagctgcagcagcacaaacacctGCTCCTCACACTGGCCATGCCACCTCCAACTCGCAGCACCCTGCAGGTCATAACAGGGGCTCCCG GAGACGAAGGTCATCCTCCAGTCActccccatcctcctcctcccactcctcctctcgctcctcctctcgctcttcTTCCCGTTCACGCCGTGCCCGACGTGGacggggagggagggatgggcGGCGATCCCGGACCCGGTCGCGGTCGAGACGGCGTTCCAGATCTCACTCCCGGGGTAGAGGAGGGAACGGAGGGAGCGCATCTTGGAGGAGACGAGACCGGACACGATCGCGGTCTAACGACCGAGAAAGAGAAcgagagagggacagagacagagacagggataGGGATAGGAGACGATACTCTGCACGCAGACGAACGAG GTCCCGTTCCAGCTCACGACAGGGGGGCGGCTCGAGGCGAGGATGTCGGAGCAGCGGAGGCCATCGGCGGGGAGACAGCGACAGCCACAGTCCCTCTCAGTCCCCCAGTCGTGCCAACCACAGTCCCTCCCCTGCTCACAGAGGAGCCCAGGCCTCTTCCACCACCATCTGTGACAAGCTAAGAAA gcCTGAAACTCCGGGTGGTAAAGAGACGGGAGCTGCCAAA CCCAAGATGACCCCTCAGGAGCGTCTGAAGCTACGAATGCAGAAGGCGCTCAACAAGCAGT CCAAGGCGGATAAAAGAGCAGCTCAGGTGAAGATCCAGCAACAGGAACACAAACGACAG gaGCGGGAAGGAGAGCTACGAGCCATGGCACGCAAAATACGCATGAA GGAGCGTGAGCgacgagagaaagagagggacgAATGGGAGAGACAGTATGGCCGACAGAGCCACTCGCCTTCTCCTTCCAAACATG GCCGAGAGCACAGCTCACACAGAAGGTATGCTAGAAGCCGCAAGAATCTGCACAGCTCCGACGAAGCAGAGTGA
- the clasrp gene encoding CLK4-associating serine/arginine rich protein isoform X3, whose amino-acid sequence MWQEARKHERKLRGMMVDYKRRGERRREYYEKIKKDPAQFLQVHGRAYKIHLDPAVALAAESPINMMPWQGDANNMIDRFDVRAHLDYIPTYTPPLLSTSTPEQEMEERKCNYERYRGLVQNDFANISEEQCLYQIYLDELYGGLQKPNEDEKKKLAEKKATIGYTYEDSTVTEPDPQSDKDEDNSENSESEEDEGIPDIDVEVDVDELNQEQVLDVNKMATSYGMAEGDFVRMLRKDKEEVEAIKHAKALEAEKAMYSGRRSRRQRREFREKRLKGRQISPPSYARRDSPTYDPYKRPESESSSESRSRSRTPGPEKITFITSFGGSDDEAAAAQTPAPHTGHATSNSQHPAGHNRGSRRRRSSSSHSPSSSSHSSSRSSSRSSSRSRRARRGRGGRDGRRSRTRSRSRRRSRSHSRGRGGNGGSASWRRRDRTRSRSNDRERERERDRDRDRDRDRRRYSARRRTRSRSSSRQGGGSRRGCRSSGGHRRGDSDSHSPSQSPSRANHSPSPAHRGAQASSTTICDKLRKPETPGGKETGAAKVTQDDPSGASEATNAEGAQQAVQGG is encoded by the exons ATGTGGCAGGAGGCCCGCAAGCATGAGCGCAAGCTCCGTGGCATGATGGTAGATTACAAACGCCGAGGCGAGCGACGGCGGGAGTACTACGAGAAGATA AAAAAAGATCCAGCTCAGTTTCTGCAGGTTCATGGCCGAGCCTACAAGATCCATCTGGATCCTGCTGTGGCTCTGGCTGCAGAGAGCCCCATCAACAT GATGCCGTGGCAGGGAGATGCCAACAACATGATTGACAGGTTTGATGTGAGGGCTCACCTGGACTACATCCCCACCTACACACCTCCACTGCTCAGCACATC CACCCCGgagcaggagatggaggagaggaagtgcaATTATGAACGCTACAGAGGCCTCGTGCAGAACGACTTTGCCAACA TCTCTGAGGAGCAATGTTTATACCAAATCTACCTGGATGAGCTCTACGGTGGCCTGCAGAAGCCAAAtgaggatgagaagaaaaa ACTGGCAGAAAAAAAGGCCACCATTGGTTACACCTATGAAGACAGCACTGTGACCGAGCCTGACCCCCAGTCAGACAAAGATGAAGACAATTCAGAGAACAGTGAATCCGAAGAGGACGAGGGCATCCCAGATATTG ATGTGGAGGTCGATGTTGATGAGCTGAACCAGGAACAGGTGTTggacgtaaacaaaatggcgACATCTTATGGAATGGCCGAAGGAGACTTTGTGAG GATGTTACGGAAAGAcaaggaggaagtggaggccaTCAAACATGCCAAAGCTCTGGAGGCGGAGAAGGCCATGTACTCT GGCCGGCGTTCCCGCAGACAAAGGAGAGAGTTCAGAGAAAAGAGGCTCAAAGGTAGACAGATCAGCCCACCAAG CTATGCCAGGAGAGACAGCCCAACGTACGACCCCTATAAACG GCCAGAGTCCGAGTCAAGCTCTGAGTCCCGGTCACGCTCTCGTACACCCGGTCCAGAGAAGATCACCTTCATCACCAGCTTTGGAGGCAGCGAtgatgaagctgcagcagcacaaacacctGCTCCTCACACTGGCCATGCCACCTCCAACTCGCAGCACCCTGCAGGTCATAACAGGGGCTCCCG GAGACGAAGGTCATCCTCCAGTCActccccatcctcctcctcccactcctcctctcgctcctcctctcgctcttcTTCCCGTTCACGCCGTGCCCGACGTGGacggggagggagggatgggcGGCGATCCCGGACCCGGTCGCGGTCGAGACGGCGTTCCAGATCTCACTCCCGGGGTAGAGGAGGGAACGGAGGGAGCGCATCTTGGAGGAGACGAGACCGGACACGATCGCGGTCTAACGACCGAGAAAGAGAAcgagagagggacagagacagagacagggataGGGATAGGAGACGATACTCTGCACGCAGACGAACGAG GTCCCGTTCCAGCTCACGACAGGGGGGCGGCTCGAGGCGAGGATGTCGGAGCAGCGGAGGCCATCGGCGGGGAGACAGCGACAGCCACAGTCCCTCTCAGTCCCCCAGTCGTGCCAACCACAGTCCCTCCCCTGCTCACAGAGGAGCCCAGGCCTCTTCCACCACCATCTGTGACAAGCTAAGAAA gcCTGAAACTCCGGGTGGTAAAGAGACGGGAGCTGCCAAAGTCA CCCAAGATGACCCCTCAGGAGCGTCTGAAGCTACGAATGCAGAAGGCGCTCAACAAGCAGT CCAAGGCGGATAA
- the znf296 gene encoding zinc finger protein 296, giving the protein MSRRKLGSRPQHLSAIQDTTDMADGATPSDDHLPPPPPPQVRAPDDGRDLLTCGQCSRAFPLAHILAFIQHKQGGCRSRSQAPNANATPPSPANRAQHRVANAEPGPGFIELRRGRAGGDRAWGEEPGVRAERNKAVSDEPSYFTCQQCEGLFPSAWALLQHAQHTHSFSIYQEDDEDDIRRGGRGGLKQQKPAAATLDPRRLSQALASAFQPSALRLSRSRQTHTTSSSSSSGNLQALNFSVRLRELAEGNGNTAGSSPGGLVLSPSSSPPAASPFPQNSALQGEFHCEPCDQSFQSLRALSAHRRTHNCERPYHCGVCGEAFTQSGQLARHIRSHHRVAGGAGGGYELVEMAVMEEDVGRQGMRGRFQMQPAGIMGKGMIGADVRAQGPSELDLTLPKHPSIASGLMLLTSEVRPSDRELLRLYQCQREGGERAEEEGEGQGEPPHTSPCASPSEGSLESGETGGSGESGIASGNCTPKRPEMGDRVRGVGEWENERGEMIERENEWSSVKVSEAVQEWQRENERRSVGGAVSSGGNNSSTTAGSGGKKKKDEACEYCGKQFRNSSNLTVHRRSHTGERPYRCGLCNYACAQSSKLTRHMKTHGAQGAKASFLCQLCAVPFTVYATLEKHLKKVHGLSHASVGAYAQASAADTLAAIKAEEAAAVVVKMEEDEASLDQIEMESKVQSDVMKSMEAEEGQSHAEYVENIRSPAMVGAPESNAEMSLALTSAP; this is encoded by the exons ATGTCCAGGCGCAAACTTGGCAGCAGACCGCAGCACCTGAGTGCAATTCAAG ATACCACTGACATGGCGGATGGCGCCACTCCATCAGACgaccaccttcctcctcctcctcctccgcagGTCCGGGCTCCAGACGATGGTCGCGACCTCCTGACCTGCGGCCAGTGCAGCCGGGCCTTCCCCCTCGCCCACATCTTGGCGTTCATCCAGCACAAACAGGGCGGCTGCCGCTCCCGAAGCCAAGCCCCTAACGCCAACGCCACGCCCCCCTCACCTGCCAACCGAGCACAGCATCGCGTCGCCAACGCCGAGCCGGGGCCGGGCTTCATCGAGCTAAGGAGAGGAAGGGCCGGCGGGGACAGAGCGTGGGGGGAGGAGCCCGGTGTGAGGGCGGAGCGAAACAAAGCAG tTTCTGACGAGCCCTCCTATTTCACCTGCCAGCAGTGTGAAGGCCTGTTTCCATCTGCCTGGGCGCTCCTGCAGCACgcccagcacacacactccttcagcatCTACCAAGAGGACGATGAGGACGACATtagacgaggaggaagaggaggactcAAACAGCAGAAGCCCGCTGCAGCCACTCTGGACCCTCGCCGCCTGAGCCAAGCTCTCGCCTCTGCCTTTCAGCCCTCCGCCCTGCGCCTCAGTCGCTCCCGTCAGACacacaccacctcctcctcctcctcctccggtaACCTGCAGGCTCTGAACTTTTCAGTGCGGCTCAGGGAGCTCGCCGAGGGGAATGGCAACACCGCCGGCAGCTCTCCTGGAGGCCTGGTGCTGTCTCCGTCCTCTTCTCCGCCAGCAGCTTCTCCCTTTCCTCAGAACAGCGCCCTCCAGGGTGAGTTCCACTGCGAGCCGTGTGACCAGAGCTTCCAGTCCCTGCGCGCCCTGTCCGCCCACCGCCGGACTCACAACTGCGAAAGGCCCTATCACTGCGGCGTGTGCGGGGAGGCCTTCACCCAGAGCGGCCAGCTGGCCCGTCACATAAGGAGCCATCACAGGGTGGCTGGCGGTGCAGGAGGTGGATATGAGTTGGTGGAGATGGcggtgatggaggaggatgTAGGGAGGCAGGGGATGAGAGGGAGATTTCAGATGCAGCCAGCCGGAATCATGGGGAAGGGAATGATTGGTGCAGATGTTAGAGCTCAAGGCCCCTCCGAGCTGGACCTGACCCTGCCCAAACACCCTTCCATCGCTTCAGGCCTGATGCTGCTGACCTCAGAGGTGAGACCGTCAGACCGGGAGCTGCTGAGGCTTTACCAGTgccagagagaggggggagaaagagcggaggaggagggagaggggcaGGGGGAGCCTCCGCACACCTCGCCCTGCGCCAGCCCCTCTGAAGGCTCGCTGGAGAGCGGAGAGACGGGCGGCAGCGGCGAGAGTGGCATCGCCAGCGGCAACTGCACTCCCAAACGTCCAGAGATGGGCGACAGGGTGCGAGGAGTCGGAGAGTGGGagaatgagagaggagagatgataGAGAGGGAGAACGAGTGGAGCTCGGTCAAAGTGAGCGAGGCTGTGCAGGAGTGGCAGAGGGAGAACGAGCGGAGGAGTGTAGGAGGAGCTGTCAGCAGCGGAGGAAACAACAGCAGTACCACGGCCGGCTCAGGTggtaagaagaagaaagacgAAGCGTGCGAGTACTGTGGTAAACAGTTTAGAAACAGCAGCAACCTGACTGTGCACCGCCGCAGCCACACAGGCGAGAGACCCTACCGCTGCGGCCTCTGCAACTACGCCTGCGCCCAGAGTTCAAAGTTAACGCGCCACATGAAGACCCACGGCGCCCAGGGAGCCAAGGCTTCCTTTCTGTGCCAGCTGTGTGCCGTGCCCTTCACCGTCTACGCCACGCTGGAGAAACACCTGAAGAAAGTTCACGGCCTGAGCCACGCCAGCGTTGGAGCGTACGCACAGGCAAGCGCCGCGGACACTCTGGCCGCCATTAAAgctgaagaagcagcagcagtggtggtgaAAATGGAGGAGGACGAAGCCAGTTTGGATCAGATCGAAATGGAGAGCAAAGTGCAGAGCGATGTGATGAAAAGCATGGAGGCGGAGGAGGGGCAGAGCCATGCGGAGTACGTGGAGAACATTAGGAGTCCAGCCATGGTGGGAGCACCTGAGAGCAACGCAGAAATGAGCTTGGCTTTGACTTCTGCGCCGTGA